The Colias croceus chromosome 23, ilColCroc2.1 genome window below encodes:
- the LOC123702086 gene encoding histone H2B has translation MPPKTSGKAAKKSGKAQKNISKSDKKKKKHKRKESYAIYIYKVLKQVHPDTGISSKAMSIMNSFVNDIFERIAAEASRLAHYNKRSTITSREVQTSVRLLLPGELAKHAVSEGTKAVTKYTSSK, from the coding sequence ATGCCGCCAAAAACGAGTGGAAAGGCCGCCAAGAAGTCCGGCAAAGCGCAGAAGAACATCTCGAAGTCTGacaagaaaaagaagaagCACAAGAGGAAGGAGAGCTACGCCATTTACATTTACAAGGTGCTCAAGCAGGTCCACCCCGACACCGGTATCTCCTCGAAGGCCATGTCCATCATGAACTCGTTCGTGAACGACATTTTCGAGCGCATCGCCGCGGAGGCGTCCCGGCTCGCTCACTACAACAAGCGGTCGACCATCACGTCGCGAGAGGTGCAAACCTCCGTGCGGCTGCTGCTGCCCGGCGAGCTCGCCAAGCACGCGGTCAGCGAGGGCACCAAGGCGGTCACCAAGTACACGAGCTCCAAGTGA
- the LOC123702071 gene encoding histone H3 yields the protein MARTKQTARKSTGGKAPRKQLATKAARKSAPATGGVKKPHRYRPGTVALREIRRYQKSTELLIRKLPFQRLVREIAQDFKTDLRFQSSAVMALQEASEAYLVGLFEDTNLCAIHAKRVTIMPKDIQLARRIRGERA from the coding sequence ATGGCTCGCACAAAGCAGACCGCTCGCAAGTCCACCGGTGGAAAGGCGCCGAGGAAGCAGCTCGCCACCAAAGCGGCCCGCAAGAGTGCGCCCGCAACCGGTGGCGTGAAGAAGCCCCATCGCTACAGGCCCGGCACGGTTGCTCTGCGTGAGATTCGTCGCTACCAGAAGAGCACTGAGCTACTGATCCGCAAGTTGCCGTTCCAACGTCTCGTCCGTGAGATAGCGCAGGACTTCAAGACTGACCTCCGCTTCCAGAGCTCGGCCGTCATGGCCCTGCAGGAGGCGAGCGAAGCGTACCTCGTAGGTCTATTTGAAGACACCAATCTGTGCGCTATACACGCTAAGAGAGTGACCATTATGCCAAAGGACATTCAATTGGCCCGCCGTATCCGTGGTGAACGCGCCTAA
- the LOC123702092 gene encoding histone H4: MTGRGKGGKGLGKGGAKRHRKVLRDNIQGITKPAIRRLARRGGVKRISGLIYEETRGVLKVFLENVIRDAVTYTEHAKRKTVTAMDVVYALKRQGRTLYGFGG, encoded by the coding sequence ATGACAGGCCGCGGTAAAGGAGGCAAGGGGCTCGGAAAAGGTGGCGCTAAGCGGCACAGGAAGGTGCTCCGTGACAACATCCAGGGTATCACGAAGCCCGCGATCCGTCGTCTCGCTCGCAGGGGTGGCGTCAAGCGTATATCCGGTTTGATATACGAAGAGACGCGCGGCGTTCTCAAGGTATTCCTCGAGAACGTGATCCGCGACGCCGTCACTTACACCGAGCACGCAAAGAGGAAGACCGTCACCGCAATGGACGTCGTGTACGCGCTGAAACGTCAGGGACGTACCCTCTACGGATTCGGCGgttaa